CTCATTGCTTGTCTTGGTGACTCCAGAGGGGCCTGGGTCCTGCAGCTGCTCTGGGTGGGCCAAGGGCCCCAGCGTGCCTGTCTATTTTGGTGTGTGTCTTAGCAGTGGGTCCTGGAGGAGACAGGTTTGGGACAGCCACTGGGCTGTTGGACCCATGTCTGCCCCAGGCAGGAGACAGTCCGTCCCTGGGAACGGGCTGAGCTGCAGGCCTCGCACAGTGGTCgggcagagggcagggtgggCCTGGGGCCACGGGAGGGCCGGCGGGGACTTGCTCTCAGCCATCTCCCTGCTCCCATCTGCAGGGGACAGACTCCATCAAGATGGAGAACGGGCAGGGCACAGCCGCGAAGCTGGGACTGCCTCCCTTGACGCCCGAGCAGCAGGAGGCCCTCCAGAAGGTGAGCGCGTCCCTCCTGGGGCTCCACTGCAGGGGACCCCTTCGAGGGCGGAGGAAGGCCCGTCTCCCCACAGGCGGGCCCCCCAGTGCTCCTCACTGCCTTCTCTTGCAGGCCAAGAAGTACGCCATGGAGCAGAGCATCAAGAGCGTGCTGGTGAAGCAGACCATcgcccaccagcagcagcagcttaccaACCTGCAGGTGAGCCACCCTCCCGCCCGCCACCCCGCCACCGCTCTCCTACTCTCGTGCCTGCGGCCATCCCCGCGAGGTGTTGTGGTGCTCCGTTTCTCAAGGACTCCTTGGGACCCCCGGGTTCCTCCCTAAGGCACGAGTGGCCCAGCCCTACCCACCTGTTGAGAGCCCACAGCCCCTGCCAACCCTCTTCTGTAGCCCTGCGCCCCCGCCCTTCCCCAGTAGGCTCCTCTTCTCGGACTTCAGACTGTGGCCATGGGTCACCCCCAAGCCGTGTGCCCGGCTGTGAGGCTGATGGTGTAGCCCCGAGGGGCGTTTCTCCCCACTCCCACGGCCTCGGATAAGAGCGGTCAGGCCCCCGCCCCTGCAGTGAGTCCAGTCCAGCGGCTCGGGGCCCAGGATTGAGAGGACAGGCTGGACACGCCTCCCCAGGGCCCTGCTCTAGGGTTGTGGCCAGAGGCGGCCGTGGCCATGGGGGAAGAGGACAGGGTGAAGCCGACAGGCCTGGGCCTCGAGCCTCCCGCACCCCGCCCAGCCCGCAAAATGTTCACGCTGCCGGGGGTGCCTGGCTCTTGACTGTGCTCCGTccgctcctcccctccctccccctcctcctcctcctgctccttccccttccttcttgcCCCTGCCGGCCAGGCTGCGGGGCGGGGCACCTGGGGCTCTGAGGCCCCCCTGGGCAGGTGCCGGTGGCCGGCCAGGTGCCCGGCAGTGTGGGAAGGCAGGCGGGCCTCCTGGCAGGGCGGGGACTCCGGGCCTTGCCGCTGTCTGCGTGAGGTGTGACGAGAGCGGAGACTGCTCGGCTCCAACAGACTGAACTCTGTCTTTACTGTCTTTCAGATGGCAGCAGTGACAATGGGCTTTGGAGATCCTCTCTCACCTTTGCAATCGGTCAATAGACATGCTCACTTCTTCCGGGGCTCATGTCCTTAGTCAGGGCTAGAGGGGGGCAGTGCGCCCATGTGCTGGGGACCTTGCTCCCCGTGGCCGGCCCTGCCCGCCAGCTCAGGACGCGCGCAGCAGAGCGCCAGGCGCGGCGGGGCCAGTGGTGTGGGGGGCACCCACCCCGGGACCGCCCCTGGGGAGGCCTGCATCTGCTCTGAGGGCCCGCCTTAAAACTAACCGGCCAGGTAACTGCAGAGGGCAGCCGGCCAGGAGGGCAGCTGCCCGCGCCAGGCCCCCCGCACCCGTGCCGCCTGCACACATCGGGTGTGCCACCAGGCGTCCAGCTCCTCCGGGCTCCAGGCTGCtcgggctcctggctggggtcaggCGCCCGAGGAGAGAAGGGTCTTAACTCATGGCCCCCTCAAACCCTGGAGGGGGGacggagggaggtgggtgggggttggggggacccaagtgaaggagagagggaaggagcaggATTGGGCCATGCTCTGCTGTCAGCAAGGGGCGGAGTCCATGCGGGCAGGGAGCAGGCggtggccgtggccctggctgctGTCAGCAGAGGAGTGTGGGGAGGAGATGCCCCTCCCGCTCCCAGAGGCAGGCTGAGGAGGAGGCCAGGCCCCCCCCGGGAGTCTGAGGGGGAAACGTGGCCTTCCCGGGGGCCGTCCCTGGGTGTGAGTTCTTACAGGGGACACGTGGTCCTGTCCTCGGGGGCCAGACAGACCCCGTGTCCTCTCTAGGGAGTGTCTGTCTGTGGGAGCAGGTCAGGCAGAGGGCTCTGGGCACCCCACTGTTGGGGAGCCCACACTGAAGAGGAGACATGCTCCTGTCCTGGAGAACTTTGACCCCAGGGGCAGCTGGTCTCACATCTGGGGCATCTGGCGCGAGAGGGGACCTACGTGTTGGGGATGGGGGCAGTCCTTGATCTCAACAGGAAGCTTGTGGCCTCTTTGTTGGGAGCATAGTTTGAGGAGGGGGTCCTGTCTGTGGAACATGAGCCTTATTTTTAGGCTCCTCTTGGTGGGATGTGGGGGTCTGGCCAGTACTAGACCAGCTGGCATATCTGAAGAAAGAAGCTGGTCTCTGATTATGGGGAACCTCAGGAGGGTGTGGGGGTCCCCCGCTGAGGGGCTGGAGCCAGGGCCCATCTCCTTGGCCTGCCCTGGGCCTGTGGTCTCCTCCCAGTGCCCCATGGCGAGTGGCTCTGGGGCGCTGCCCGCGAGGCCTGTTGTCTGAGGTGGCTGGGTGGGAGTGTCTCCTCAAGCGACTGGGGGCCCCAGCATGGAGGCGGTGGCGCCCGCCCGCGTGGACCCCGGGGCGTCTCCTCTTGGTGGCTCTGCTCCCTCATGATGCTCCCAGGGACCAGCAGCCCTTTCTATGAGGGTTCAAGGCGCTGGGGCTGCGCGAGCGGTGCTGCCAGTCTTCTCTCCGGGGAGTCCCTGACCGGGCTCCTTACGTCCTCCCTGGGGTCTCTTCTGGGCAGTAGCTGCCCTGTCTTTGTCCCCTCTCTTGCCTCACACCAGCATCCCTGCAGCCTGGcggctcccccttccctctctatCTGAGCGCATGGCCAGGACCCTGGGAGGACCTCCCAGCCCACCCAGGTGCCCGGCCCCAGAGTGGAGGGCTTGCAGTCCTGCCTTCCGACCAGCTGTCAGCTGTGCTGTCAGTCTGCCCGGGACCTGGGTGGGCCAGGGTGTGTCCACTTCCTGCCTTCAGGCCTGactctccttcctgggctggggTCTTGCCGACCCCCGCCACCCTGACTGCAGGGGCGGATCCTGCACCACACCACCGCGTGGGGAGCCCTCCCCACAGCGGagcaggaaggggaggggtgggccaggaggggaaggggctgcCCAGTGTCTCGCCACCCCTCACAGGCCAGTGGCTCTGTCTCCCCTTGTTCCTGCTCCAGATGGCGGCTCAGCGGCAGCGGGCACTGGCCATCATGTGCCGGGTCTACGTGGGCTCCATCTACTACGAGCTCGGGGAGGACACCATCCGCCAGGCATTCGCCCCCTTTGGGCCCATCAAGAGCATCGACATGTCCTGGGACTCTGTCACCATGAAGCACAAGGTGAGGGTCTGTCTGCTACCTCGCCCCGGCCCTGCACTCTCCTGGTCTAACTGCACATTCCTATGTCCAGGGCTTTGCGTTTGTGGAGTATGAAGTCCCAGAAGCCGCCCAGCTGGCCTTGGAGCAGATGAATtccgtgatgctgggaggcaggAACATCAAggtgagggctggggaggggacctTGGGGCCATTGTGCAGCGTGTTCTGTGTCCGGATAGCCAGCCTAGACTGACTGGGGGCTCTTTGTCTCCTGTCTCTTCCCCAGGTGGGCAGACCCAGcaacatagggcaggctcagccCATCATAGACCAGCTGGCCGAGGAGGCGCGAGCCTTCAACCGCATCTACGTGGCTTCCGTGCACCAGGACCTCTCGGATGATGACATCAAGAGCGTGTTTGAGGCCTTTGGCAAGATCAAATCCTGCACACTGGCTCGGGACCCCACGACTGGCAAGCACAAGGGCTATGGCTTCATTGGTGAGTttgggaaggtgggggtggggtgaagccccctccccccacaccccagcCCCAAGGCTGGCCCTCACTGCACTCCTGCTCTGCAGAATATGAGAAAGCCCAATCGTCCCAGGATGCCGTGTCTTCCATGAACCTTTTTGACCTGGGGGGCCAGTACTTGCGGGTGGGCAAGGCTGTCACACCCCCCATGCCCCTGCTTACACCGGCCACACCTGGAGGCCTCCCGCCGGCTGCTGCCGTGGCCGCAGCTGCAGCCACAGCCAAGATTACAGCTCAGGTAAGGATTGGTGCCATTGTGTGGTTCAGTAGTAGGCACTGGGACCACTGGTCCTATGGGGACTGGCCCTTTTAGTGGTCTTGAGTGGAGGCAGCCAGATCTGGGACTAAGCACAGTGGTCTTCTTGGTTGCAGGAAGCAGTGGCTGGAGCAGCGGTACTGGGTACTCTAGCCACTCCTGgactggtgtcccctgcactgactctgGCCCAGCCCCTGGGGGCTCTACCCCAGGCTGTCATGGCTGCCCAGGCCCCAGGAGTCATCACAGGTGAGCCTGGGTGGGTCAAGGTTTCCCTCCTTCCACTGCTGCTCTTCTGGGCTTGATGCCTTCAGCTGTCCTTAATGAGCTGCTTCGCCCCGGGGCCCCCTGTGCCCCAGGGCAGTTAGctatgctccttcctgggaatggagggaggtgggggaagtgACTGCTGACTTGGTGGGTTTGCTGCAGGTGTGACCCCGGCCCGGCCTCCCATTCCGGTCACCATCCCCTCTGTGGGTGTGGTGAATCCCATCCTGGCCAGCCCTCCAACGCTTGGTCTCCTGGAGcccaagaaggagaaggaggaggaggagctgttTCCTGAGTCGGAGCGACCAGAGATGCTGAGTGAGCAGGAGCACATGAGCATCTCAGGAAGTAGCGCCCGCCACATGGTGATGCAAAAGCTTCTCCGCAAGCAGGAGGTGGGCCACCGGGGTCGGTGGGGTGGAGCAGGGCGGGCCGGGGCTGTCCAGCCAACCACAGCTCTCAGCTGTCCCCCCCACAGTCCACAGTGATGGTTCTGCGCAACATGGTGGACCCCAAGGACATCGATGATGACCTGGAAGGGGAGGTGACTGAGGAGTGTGGCAAGTTCGGTGCTGTCAACCGTGTCATCATCTACCAAGAGAAGCAGGGCGAGGAGGAGGACGCGGAGATCATTGTCAAGATTTTTGTGGAGTTTTCCGTAGCCTCTGAGACTCACAAGGCCATCCAGGCCCTCAATGGGCGCTGGTTTGCTGGCCGCAAGGTGGTGGCTGAAGTGTATGACCAGGAGCGTTTTGATAACAGTGACCTCTCTGCATGACCTCGGCCCCATTCCCTGGACTCGcactttttccttgtttcctctGGGTTTTATAGAGTGATTCAATGGTATCTCGGGCCCGGCTGCCCAGCCTGTGGATAAAGGTGCAGGTGCTGCTGGCCCTGACCGTCCCTGACTGACAGTGGTCTTGTGCTTATTGGCTCCTGGGGCGGGGGTGCAGGTGCGGGGCAGGGCGAGCACCCAGGAAGCACAGAGGCAGTAAGCCTTGGCGGTCAGAGACCTGAACACCGCAAGGAATGCATTTGCCGGGTTCAGCAGGAGCTGCTTGGTTCTTTGGTGCCCGCACGGGGTAGCCATGAACCGTAGGGGTGGCCTTCCTGCTGTGCGGGGCTCTACTATCACATGCTCAGGTAGTGTTGCAAGAAGGCTGACCGAGAGAGTCTCCGAAGTCCTGGGACACGCAGTCCAATAGGCAAATAAATACGAGCACAGCCTGGGCCTGTCGCCCTACCCTCGGGGAGCCACGTCCCTGTGGGAGGGGCAGCAGGCGGGATCTCTGGGTCGTGAGGCTAAGGCGGGGACGGGGGGCCGGTGGGGAGGTGCAGGGCGGTGCTGGAGGAAAGGCAGGAAACCTAGCCTCTGGTTAGGGCGCTGGCCGTAGGGAGCGCAGGTTTTGAGCGGACTTCAGCTCCCACCGTCCTTTGCGCCAGGGGCGACTCGAGCTTCCCGACAGGCTGTGCGCGGCGCCGCTACGGGTACTCAGAGGCACCGGCGCCGCAGGGCCTTGTGGGGGTTGCAGTTCGGGGCGGCGAGGGCGGGCCTCGGCTTCCCGGCGGGCTGCGCGGCGACCGGCGGTTGTCGGCGGGGCAGTCCGGCGGGCAGGGGAGGCGTCTCCGACTGCGGCATAGGCGGCGGGCGAGCGGACGGACCGGGTCAAGTGGGCCAGGCGGGATGCCGGGCCGCCGCCGTGTCCTGAGAGTCTGAGCCCCGGCCGGGCCGCGCCCCCAACCCAGGCCGCCGCGGTCCGAGCGTTCCGAGCGCGGGCCCGGCCCAGcgcgccgccaccgccgccgccgccccgggcCGCCCCCTGCCTCTCCCCCGGTCCGGCGCTCATGCGGGCcgagccccgccccccgcccgccgaCGGATCCCGCGCCCGCCCGCACCATGCTCAAGTGCATCCCGCTCTGGCGCTGCAACCGGCACGTGGAGTCGGTGGACAAGCGGCACTGCTCGCTGCAGGCCGTGCCAGAGGAGATCTATCGGTACAGCCGCAGCCTGGAGGAACTGCTCCTCGACGCCAACCAGCTGCGCGAGCTGCCCAAGGTGAGTGGCCGCCGGCCCAGCCCTCGTTCCAGGTCGGCAGGGTCAGTATGGATGCGACCGTTCGCTCCTCCGAGCCCTCAGCCGGCCCTGGCCTGCGCGGGACACCGCAGCGCCCAGCCGGCCCTGCTGGTTCTTACTGGCCAGAGCCCTACCCTGGCCAGCCCCACCCTCCTCACCCACCGCCGGCGCTGGCACCAGGTGGCATCGGTCATCAGGTACCTGCCTGGGTAGGGGGGGATGGTCACAGCCTAGAGGAGGAGCTACAGATGGAAAGCCGCCGGGGGAGGTGGATGGGCTTGAGGTAGATCGGGGTGGAAGGTTAACCGGCTTGGCTGATGGATACAAACTTGCTGGACTACTCTGGAGGGGGAGCCCAGCCTCTGTCCTGACTGCTCTCTTCCTATAGGGTGCTGGGGCGGGGTCAGAGGGAGCCTTCTTATGGTGTCTGTCCCTGACCAGCCTGTGTTCCACCTACCTCTCACTGCCTTGTTTCTTCCCGTCAGCTTGCTTTCCTTCTAAGGCCACTTGGGAGAGAAGGTTAAAGGAAGCAGGTCACAAAAGGATTTCCTTTTTGGAGATGGGGTGCCAAGTGGCCCAATGCCTAGGGGCTGCATGCCACAGAGGGTGTGGCTTCATTCCAGAACTTGGACCAGGGCTCCTTACGCAGATCTGTGGCCCCTGCTGTTTTCGCTACTTTTTTTTGGTAGTTTCCAAATTCTTGTCCGTGTCTCAGGCTGGGCTGGTTGCTGGGGTACAGTCACAGAAACTACTGCAGGCTTTGGAGGGCCCACCGGCTGGGTGGGTCGAAGAGGTGATTCAGATGGTAGGTAGAGCCCTGAGGGAACACAAAGGGCAGGGAACAGAGACTCGTCAGGTCAGAGAAAGGAAGTGATTTCTCAGTTAAGACTAAGACTTGAGTGTGTAAGGTAGGTCAGCTGGCGATGTTGCAtgtggggggtggtgggtggggaggtGTGTCTCTGAGGTAACACAAAAGGACCAGGTGTCAAAAGTCAAGGAGTCAGAAGCTTGAGAAGCTGTGTATGTTTTTATCTTGTTGCTTTTCTTACTGCAGACCAGGGTGATGGGACAGGACCCAGGGTTCCTGTGTGGCCTGGAGCAGGGAGGGGCCCTCGCTACAGGGCCTGTCACTCTGACCCTACCCCCTGTCTACAGCCCTTCTTTAGGTTACTGAACCTGCGCAAGCTGGGCCTGAGTGACAACGAGATCCAGCGCTTGCCTCCGGAGGTGGCCAACTTCATGCAGCTGGTGGAGCTGGATGTGTCCCGGAATGGTGTGGAGCTGGGGCAGGCGTGGGGTGGCATCTGAGGGTGGCAGGAAAAGCTTTGAGCTCCTGGAGGCTGTGGGCATCTTTCCATGGTGACCCCTTTCTCCTCGCAGACATCCCTGAGATCCCTGAGAGCATCAAGTTCTGCAAAGCTCTGGAGATTGCTGACTTCAGTGGGAACCCCTTGTCTAGGTGGGTGGTAGCCATACCAGGGCTGGGCATGGGCCGTGGGGGTTCTGCAGCCCTGGCCTGGGCATCTGAGGACCCTCTTCTCTCCTTAGGCTCCCTGAAGGTTTCACTCAGCTACGCAGTCTGGCTCACCTGGCGCTGAATGATGTGTCCCTGCAGGCGCTGCCTGGGGACGTGGGCAAGTGAGTGCCTTCCTGCGGGGCGGGGGGCTCAGCCGAGCCCTGTCCCTGCACTACTCCCCACCATCCTGCCTCCTCTCACACTCTGTCCTGGTCTCGTTCAGCCTCGCCAACCTGGTGACCCTGGAGCTCCGGGAGAATCTGCTCAAGTCCTTGCCTGCGTGAGTGAGCTCGCCCCTGCCGGCAGCTAGCCCCAGGGACCGTGGGCCATTTGGCCACAACAGACCTTactctgtttcctctgcaggtCCCTGTCTTTCCTGGTCAAGCTGGAACAGCTGGATTTGGGAGGCAACGATCTGGAAGTGCTGGTGTGGAGAGGGTGGGGCTGTCATGGGTGGGGCGGGGCCAGGCAGGGCAAGGGAGCCTTGGCCATCACCCTGTCCTGCCTCTTCTTGCAGCCTGACACCTTGGGAGCCCTGCCCAACCTGCGGGAGCTGTGGCTGGACCGGAACCAGCTATCGGCCCTGCCCCCGGTGAGTGAGGGTGTGGCTGCCACCCCACGTTGGTCCTGTCCCTCCCCCTGACCCTCTGCACCCGCCCCCAGGAGCTTGGGAATCTGCGGCGCCTGGTGTGCCTGGATGTGTCAGAGAACCGGCTGGAGGAGCTGCCTGCAGAGCTTGGGGGGCTGGTGCTGCTCACTGACCTGCTGCTCTCACAGAACCTGCTGCAGCGGCTTCCAGACGGCATTGGTCAGTGCTGGGAGGGGCGTGGCTAGTGTGAACCTAGGCCGAGCGGGGTCCTGGGGCGAGGAGCCCTGGCTCTGCTGGGTTCTGGGACCCGTCCCTGCGGAGGGGAGGCATTGGGCCACAGTGGCACGACTCGTACTAGCACCTGAGGAGCTGAGGCAGTGCGCGGTGGCGAGTGCTGGTGGTGAGCTCGTGAGGGCACGAGGGCCCGGGGATCCAGGAGCCGCTGGGCTTGCTCCGGTTGGCAGCAGGGTGGGGCAGTGAGCGTGCGTCTGGAGGGAGGCTGAGGTCTCAGCAGTCTCACAGTGCAGAAGCAGGAATCTTTGAGCCAGCGCAGGCTGCTGCAGTCTCGTGAGTGTCCAAGGCTCCCGGCCCCACTGAGCCTGTTGCTGCATCTTCCCAACGCCAGGTCAGCTGAAGCAGTTGTCCATCTTGAAGGTCGACCAGAATCGCCTGTGCGAGGTGACAGAAGCCATCGGGGACTGTGAGAACCTGTCGGAGCTGATCCTCACTGAGAACCTGCTGACGGTGGGGCCGGTTTCAGAGTTAgtgtgggaggcagggagactGGGGGAGCACCTGGAGACGTGCAGAGTGGTAGGAGCCAGACATCTGCTTCGTTGGGGCCAGAGCAAGGGCAGAGACTGCACCCTCGGGCTCCTGCTGGTCTCTGACCCTCACTCCTCCCGGCCAGGCCCTGCCCCACTCCTTGGGGAAACTGACCAAGCTGACCAACCTCAACGTGGACCGCAACCACCTAGAGGCACTGCCGCCTGAGATTGGGGGCTGTGTGGCACTCAGCGTCCTCTCTTTGAGGGACAACCGCCTGGCCGTCCTGCCGCCAGAACTCGCCCACACGGCTGAGCTACACGTGCTGGATGTGGCGGGCAACCGGTGAGTGCCGCCCCCATCCCGCGGCGCTGGGCCTGACTCTCCATAAGCTGActgcgcccccacccccagcctgcagAGTCTGCCCTTCGCACTCACACACCTCAACCTGAAGGCCTTGTGGCTAGCGGAGAACCAGGCGCAGCCCATGCTTCGGTTCCAGACTGAGGATGACACCCAGACGGGCGAGAAGGTGCTCACCTGCTACCTGCTGCCACAGCAGCCCCTGCCCAGCCTCGGTAGGTcactgggggcggggcctggggcgaggcggggcctggggcggggtggggttcCCCCTGACACGCGCTTCCACAGAGGACCCTGGGCTGCAGAGCAGCCCTTCGGAAAGCTGGGGAGATGCCCCGCTCAGCCGTGTCAGCGTCATCCAGTTCCTGGAGGCCCCCGTGGGCGACGACGACCCAGAGGAAGCCGCTGCTGAGAAACGGGTATGGCGGGGTGGGGTCCCCGGGGGCTcccgcctccccacccccgcctgaCCCCTGCCCCACCTGCCCCTCACCCCTGTGCCCACTGCAGGGCCTGCAGCGTCGGGCTACGCCACACCCCAGCGAGCTCAAGGTGATGAAGAGGGGTGTGGAGCGCCGGAGCGAAGCCACCTCCTGCAGGCCTGACCCTGTGCCACCCTCGCTCTCTGAGGAGGTGCTTATGGGGACCAGCAGGCCACGGGAGGGACAGCCACCTGACTTACAGGCCTTCCCGTGGGAGCCCCAGGCTGGGTGCGGGGCTTCTGGCCAGCGTGGGCATGGGGAACCCACCAGGAGAGGAGCCAGGCTGTGGTGCTGGTTGGGAAGCTCAGGGCCAAGTGCACGCGCCTTGTGCAGAGTAGGCTGCCTCCACCCAGGGCCACTGGGCAGACACAAGAGCCATGTGGCGTGGACGTGGGGCAGCTGCCCGTGAGGAGCCAGGAGGGGCTGGAGCAGTGGGCCTATGGGCTGGCACGTCTCAAGGGCACCCACACTGTCAGCTTCCATGAAGGGGGCTGTTCAGAGTCAGGCAGGCCCAGCTCCGCTAGCTCAGGACCCCTGGGTACAGCATGGTGCCTGGTGCCTGGGGCAGGACCTATGTCTGCAGTACACAGCCACCCACGGGAAGCTGCCCTCGCTGATCCGCGAAGCATGCTCATGCTGGTTGGGGCGCCTGCCCGTCCTCGAGCTGGCATTTGCTCGGGGACTTATCAGCCCCTGCCCTTGTGATTTTTTTGGAATAAGCCTTGAGGGTTCAAACCACAGAAGGGTGGCTTTGTGTATCCACAGCTGTTGAAGCTGGAAGTGTGGCTTCCCTAGGGGTGGGACGGCAGGCACCCCAGAGGATGAGCACAGACTTCCTGCAGGATGGGGGCAGCTAGGAGGGGAAGCTCCCGAGGCTCTGTGGTCaggcagcagggaggcctggggtgcatcctgcaatgtgggatcctccaggggTAGCCCAACCCACTGCCTTCCCCTGCCACAGGAgaagaggctgagcactgagTCTGGCCTGAGTGCAGACTCACACCTGTCTGCCGGCACAGCCTCCCAGGGCGAGCCTGAGGGCCCGCTGGCCGAGGAGGAGGGGCTGAGCCAGCAGGAACCCGTGCCAGCCACCCAGGAGGAGGTCATGGAGGAGACCTACGAGGAGGTGAGACTGGCCTTGGGGGCCGCTTCCTCAGGGGCGGGCCTGCCGGCTCCCACCCCGCCTCCTTTCCAAGCACGCGTGCAGGCAGCACCAGTCGGCGCtctcaggtgggcccccaggtgcACACTTCCCTGTGAGGCGCCCAGCAGGAGTCAGGCGGCCCCAGGCCGGGCgagggcggggggaggagggTCTTCACTTCAAGGCCGGCTTGGACTGGGCCTTGCCCACCCACGCTACCACACGTTCTCCTCTGGAACATTCCCAGACACCAGGGCCTTCCTCACAGTCCTGCTGGGGCCCCGCCTCAGGCTGCTGAGAGCACGGTGGGCAGAGCCTCCCAGCCCCCGAGCCCGCTCTTCCCCCTGACTGCTCCGTGCCCCTCGCTGGCTCATTACTTGTCCCTGTTCTTTGAGCAGCAGGCCCTCTCAGCGCCTGTCTGCTGCCTTGGGCCCTGCGCTTGGGGGTGGGCCAGCCTAGTCCTCATGCTCAGCTCTCACAGCCCACTGTGCGCTTCGCGGAGGACACGCTGCTCCTGCCCAGGGAGGACGGCGAGAGCGAGGAGGGCCAGCCAGAGGCGCCCTGGCCCCTGCCAGGGGGCAGACAAAGGCTCATCCGCAAGGACACACCCCACTACAAGAAGCACTTCAAGATCTCCAAGCTGCCCCAGCCCGAGGCCGTGGTGGCTCTCCTGCAGGGGACACCGCCAGACAGTGAGGGCCCAGTGGGGGCTGGGAGCTGGCACAACGGCCCCCATATGTCCTGGGCTCCGCgagcagaagaggaggaggaagacgacgaggctgaggaggaagaggagggggaggcggcggtggcagcagaggaggagaaggcagtggcctcTGCACCCTCTGTCAAGGTGGGTCTGGCCCCACACGCCAGCCTGAACCCAACTAGCCGGGCCCCCTGGTCCACACTGGCGTGGGTCCCAGGCGACTCTTGAGGCAACTGGCATGGGAGATGCCTGTCCCCAGCTCCCCACTCTCCTCTGCAGGCTGGGTGCTGACTCAGTTGCAAGCTCCGTGCTGGCCCTGTAGCCCCGTCCCAAGCCCCTGGCAGTTCCCGCCTCTGCCCAGGCCCCTCTGCCTGCCCTAGCCTCTGGAGGGCTGGCTCTCACAGGCCCCTGTCTTCATGGGATGCCCCGCCCCACAGCAGCCCCATGTCTGACGTGTCTGTGGTTCTGTGCTGAGCGCAGACAGCCTGGTGCCATGGCGGCTGGGTGGGTCTGGACAGTTAGAGCTGGCACAGCCAGGCGTAGGCCCACCTGGCACCGGCCCAGCCTGCCCACTTGGCAGGTCggcagcagcagccaggcctcctgaCCTGAGGGGACCCCCTGCCTGGGGGCAGTACCAGACCCAGGCGGGAAGGGCCAGGCGCTCAGGCTGTGGGAGCTTGATGtggtcttctctctctttcttgctcATGGCGGGGCTGGGCAAGGAGGTGGCGGGGCCGGGCGGCAGCTGACCTGCATGTCCTTGCTGGTCCTGTCCTAACAGGGGGTGTCGTTTGACCAGGCCAATAACCTGCTGATAGAGCCCGCTCGCATTGAGGAGGAAGAGGTCTGTACTCGCTTGCTGCTGTGCTCTTGCCCCGGGCTTCGCGGGCCTTGCTCTCGGGCTGCGGGTTCTCCATCTCCTTCCCGCTGCTGCTCAGGCCTCCTCCCCAAACTCAGAGCCAGGGTCTGGGGTGCCCGCTAGACCCACAGGCACCGGCCTCCAGGCAGGGGTGGCCGATCTTGGAGGAGGTGCAGGGTGTGCCCCCCTCCTCCGACGCTCCAGCCCTGGAAGGCCCCCGTCACCCACAGGAGAGCACTCCCTCTGCCTGCGCTCCCTGGAGCCTGGCAGCCCCCACCTCGTCAGCTCCTCTGTGGGCCAAGCCGGCCCTGGGAGAGGCGGCTGGTGGCCGGAGGGGACCAGGCcctggcccctcagccctccctggACACAGCGTGTCTGTTCTGTTTCCAGCTGACGCTCACCATCGTGCGGCAGACGGGGGGCCTGGGCATCAGCATTGCGGGTGGCAAGGGCTCCACGCCCTACAAGGG
This sequence is a window from Ovis canadensis isolate MfBH-ARS-UI-01 breed Bighorn chromosome 9, ARS-UI_OviCan_v2, whole genome shotgun sequence. Protein-coding genes within it:
- the PUF60 gene encoding poly(U)-binding-splicing factor PUF60 isoform X5, producing MATATIALQVNGQQGGGSEPAAAAVVAAGDKWKPPQGTDSIKMENGQGTAAKLGLPPLTPEQQEALQKAKKYAMEQSIKSVLVKQTIAHQQQQLTNLQMAAQRQRALAIMCRVYVGSIYYELGEDTIRQAFAPFGPIKSIDMSWDSVTMKHKGFAFVEYEVPEAAQLALEQMNSVMLGGRNIKVGRPSNIGQAQPIIDQLAEEARAFNRIYVASVHQDLSDDDIKSVFEAFGKIKSCTLARDPTTGKHKGYGFIEYEKAQSSQDAVSSMNLFDLGGQYLRVGKAVTPPMPLLTPATPGGLPPAAAVAAAAATAKITAQEAVAGAAVLGTLATPGLVSPALTLAQPLGALPQAVMAAQAPGVITGVTPARPPIPVTIPSVGVVNPILASPPTLGLLEPKKEKEEEELFPESERPEMLSEQEHMSISGSSARHMVMQKLLRKQELSPPQSTVMVLRNMVDPKDIDDDLEGEVTEECGKFGAVNRVIIYQEKQGEEEDAEIIVKIFVEFSVASETHKAIQALNGRWFAGRKVVAEVYDQERFDNSDLSA
- the PUF60 gene encoding poly(U)-binding-splicing factor PUF60 isoform X2; this translates as MATATIALVNGQQGGGSEPAAAAVVAAGDKWKPPQGTDSIKMENGQGTAAKLGLPPLTPEQQEALQKAKKYAMEQSIKSVLVKQTIAHQQQQLTNLQMAAVTMGFGDPLSPLQSMAAQRQRALAIMCRVYVGSIYYELGEDTIRQAFAPFGPIKSIDMSWDSVTMKHKGFAFVEYEVPEAAQLALEQMNSVMLGGRNIKVGRPSNIGQAQPIIDQLAEEARAFNRIYVASVHQDLSDDDIKSVFEAFGKIKSCTLARDPTTGKHKGYGFIEYEKAQSSQDAVSSMNLFDLGGQYLRVGKAVTPPMPLLTPATPGGLPPAAAVAAAAATAKITAQEAVAGAAVLGTLATPGLVSPALTLAQPLGALPQAVMAAQAPGVITGVTPARPPIPVTIPSVGVVNPILASPPTLGLLEPKKEKEEEELFPESERPEMLSEQEHMSISGSSARHMVMQKLLRKQELSPPQSTVMVLRNMVDPKDIDDDLEGEVTEECGKFGAVNRVIIYQEKQGEEEDAEIIVKIFVEFSVASETHKAIQALNGRWFAGRKVVAEVYDQERFDNSDLSA
- the PUF60 gene encoding poly(U)-binding-splicing factor PUF60 isoform X3; the encoded protein is MATATIALQVNGQQGGGSEPAAAAVVAAGDKWKPPQGTDSIKMENGQGTAAKLGLPPLTPEQQEALQKAKKYAMEQSIKSVLVKQTIAHQQQQLTNLQMAAVTMGFGDPLSPLQSMAAQRQRALAIMCRVYVGSIYYELGEDTIRQAFAPFGPIKSIDMSWDSVTMKHKGFAFVEYEVPEAAQLALEQMNSVMLGGRNIKVGRPSNIGQAQPIIDQLAEEARAFNRIYVASVHQDLSDDDIKSVFEAFGKIKSCTLARDPTTGKHKGYGFIEYEKAQSSQDAVSSMNLFDLGGQYLRVGKAVTPPMPLLTPATPGGLPPAAAVAAAAATAKITAQEAVAGAAVLGTLATPGLVSPALTLAQPLGALPQAVMAAQAPGVITGVTPARPPIPVTIPSVGVVNPILASPPTLGLLEPKKEKEEEELFPESERPEMLSEQEHMSISGSSARHMVMQKLLRKQESTVMVLRNMVDPKDIDDDLEGEVTEECGKFGAVNRVIIYQEKQGEEEDAEIIVKIFVEFSVASETHKAIQALNGRWFAGRKVVAEVYDQERFDNSDLSA